A window of uncultured Litoreibacter sp. contains these coding sequences:
- a CDS encoding SGNH/GDSL hydrolase family protein: MHFPRLHARVHPEIAVKFALFPYLLAQGAWLRQTALVLPEPPGARTGFAGKGAPLRMLVLGDSSAAGVGTEHLDQALPGQLRDLLAPHYEIHWHLEAKTGRTTRQMFKRLVKMEPEPFDIAVTALGVNDITKRASRENWLEDTELMLDLLETKFGVRQTYVSGIPRIGDFPLLPPTLRWILGKQGLRYDAGLSDMVQRRDNTFHIPADLPLDGLMSKDGFHPGPVVYAEWAKRLADQILHNFPAAPPAEVQVVKN; this comes from the coding sequence ATGCATTTTCCCCGTCTCCACGCCCGCGTCCACCCCGAAATTGCCGTCAAGTTCGCGTTGTTCCCCTATCTGCTGGCCCAGGGGGCCTGGTTGCGGCAAACGGCTCTGGTCTTGCCCGAGCCGCCCGGCGCGCGCACCGGATTTGCGGGCAAAGGCGCGCCGTTGCGCATGCTGGTGCTTGGTGACAGCTCTGCCGCCGGTGTGGGGACCGAGCACCTCGATCAGGCCCTGCCGGGGCAGCTGCGCGACCTGCTGGCGCCGCATTACGAAATTCACTGGCATCTGGAGGCCAAAACCGGCCGCACCACGCGCCAGATGTTCAAACGCCTGGTCAAGATGGAGCCGGAGCCCTTCGACATCGCCGTCACCGCCTTGGGGGTGAACGACATCACCAAACGGGCGTCGCGCGAAAACTGGCTGGAAGACACCGAATTGATGCTGGACCTGCTGGAGACCAAATTCGGGGTGCGCCAAACCTATGTGTCAGGCATCCCGCGCATCGGGGATTTCCCGCTGCTGCCGCCCACATTGCGCTGGATACTCGGCAAGCAGGGGCTGCGCTATGACGCGGGTCTGTCTGACATGGTCCAACGGCGCGACAACACATTCCATATCCCCGCCGATTTGCCGCTCGACGGGCTGATGTCCAAAGACGGGTTCCACCCCGGGCCGGTGGTCTACGCGGAATGGGCCAAGCGGCTGGCCGACCAGATATTGCACAATTTCCCGGCAGCACCGCCTGCTGAGGTGCAGGTGGTCAAAAACTGA
- a CDS encoding GNAT family N-acetyltransferase — protein MKHPTIRAAVAEDQPALMGIAEACGLFDADELEDFTQMTAGHFADPPQDHHWLITETEDTAIGAAYVTPEALADGVWNLWFIGLMPAAQGKGQGSALLAHVEALATSSSARLLLIETASGEDFANTRGFYLARGYNQEALIRDYYANGVDKVVFRKAL, from the coding sequence ATGAAACACCCAACCATTCGCGCCGCCGTGGCGGAAGACCAACCCGCCTTGATGGGCATCGCTGAGGCCTGCGGGCTGTTTGATGCAGATGAGCTTGAGGACTTCACGCAGATGACCGCCGGGCATTTTGCCGACCCGCCACAAGACCACCATTGGCTGATCACCGAGACAGAGGATACAGCAATCGGGGCCGCTTACGTAACGCCGGAAGCATTGGCCGATGGCGTATGGAACCTATGGTTCATCGGCCTCATGCCGGCGGCGCAGGGCAAAGGGCAGGGCAGCGCGCTGTTAGCCCATGTCGAGGCATTGGCCACATCCTCCTCAGCCAGATTGTTGCTGATTGAGACGGCCAGCGGGGAGGATTTTGCGAACACGCGTGGCTTCTATTTAGCTCGTGGCTACAACCAAGAGGCGTTGATCCGGGATTACTACGCCAACGGCGTGGATAAGGTGGTCTTTCGCAAGGCGCTCTAG
- a CDS encoding GFA family protein — translation MGLVHGGCLCGKLRFVASGQPDRVGICHCMDCRKHHGAPFYAAAIYPEEAVTIEGEAGAYQGRHFCPTCGSSVFARSGAEIELYLGALDKPNQFTPEYECWTVRREAWLREFAGVTGYQHDRDGEE, via the coding sequence ATGGGCTTGGTCCATGGCGGCTGCCTTTGCGGCAAACTACGCTTTGTGGCCTCCGGTCAGCCAGACAGAGTTGGCATTTGCCATTGCATGGACTGCCGCAAACATCACGGTGCTCCGTTCTACGCAGCGGCGATATACCCCGAAGAGGCTGTGACCATTGAGGGCGAAGCGGGCGCATATCAAGGGCGACACTTTTGCCCGACCTGCGGGTCATCTGTCTTTGCACGCAGTGGAGCCGAGATCGAGCTGTATCTTGGTGCGTTGGACAAGCCCAACCAATTCACGCCCGAATACGAATGCTGGACCGTGCGGCGGGAAGCCTGGTTGCGTGAATTCGCCGGTGTGACTGGCTATCAACATGACCGCGACGGTGAGGAGTAG
- a CDS encoding CoA transferase: protein MIPKGALDGLTILDLSRILAGPTCTQLLGDLGAEVIKIENPKSGGDDTRGWGPPFVNGVDGEKTDLSAYFMCANRNKLSVSIDIATEEGQQTVKALAATADVVIENFKPDGLVKYGLDHASMLKEHPHLIYCSISGFGQTGPNREKPGYDLMAQGYGGIMSLTGEPEGHPMKVAVGIADVVCGLYSTIGILAALRHRDQTGEGQHIDVALVDTQVSWLINEGVAHLTTGKPRPRRGNEHATIVPYQTFKTSDGHVLVAVGNDSQYARFCDYLGRPDLAEGENAVNANRVTNRAALIAEYEAELAKRTMADVIAGLEARKVPVGPVNTLEQVFTSEQVAARNMKIEMARDDVEGGHVKLIGNPLNLSKTPVTYRHAPPRFGQDTDEVLGKLDKG from the coding sequence ATGATCCCCAAAGGCGCGTTGGATGGGCTGACCATCCTTGATCTGTCCCGCATTCTTGCGGGACCCACCTGCACCCAGCTTCTGGGTGATCTGGGCGCGGAGGTGATCAAGATCGAGAACCCAAAATCCGGCGGCGATGACACGCGCGGATGGGGCCCTCCGTTTGTGAATGGCGTGGATGGGGAGAAGACCGACCTCAGCGCCTATTTCATGTGCGCCAACCGCAACAAGCTGTCCGTCTCCATCGACATCGCGACGGAAGAGGGGCAGCAAACCGTCAAAGCTCTGGCGGCGACGGCGGATGTGGTGATCGAGAATTTCAAGCCGGACGGGCTGGTGAAATACGGGCTGGACCATGCCTCGATGCTGAAAGAGCACCCGCATCTGATCTATTGCTCCATTTCCGGCTTCGGGCAGACCGGGCCGAACCGCGAAAAGCCGGGCTACGACCTGATGGCGCAGGGCTATGGCGGGATCATGTCGCTGACGGGGGAGCCGGAGGGTCATCCCATGAAGGTCGCCGTCGGCATCGCCGACGTGGTCTGCGGGCTCTATTCCACCATTGGCATTCTGGCGGCACTCAGGCACCGCGACCAGACGGGGGAGGGGCAGCATATTGACGTCGCTTTGGTCGACACGCAGGTCAGCTGGCTGATCAACGAAGGCGTGGCACATCTGACCACCGGCAAGCCGCGCCCGCGCCGGGGCAACGAGCATGCAACAATCGTGCCCTACCAGACCTTCAAGACCAGCGACGGGCATGTGCTGGTCGCCGTTGGCAATGACAGCCAATACGCGCGGTTCTGCGACTATCTGGGCCGGCCTGATCTGGCCGAGGGCGAGAACGCGGTGAATGCCAACCGCGTCACCAACCGCGCGGCGTTGATCGCCGAGTATGAGGCGGAGCTGGCCAAACGCACCATGGCCGACGTGATCGCCGGGCTAGAGGCGCGCAAAGTGCCGGTTGGACCGGTGAATACGTTGGAGCAGGTTTTCACGTCCGAGCAGGTCGCGGCCCGCAACATGAAGATCGAAATGGCCCGCGACGATGTAGAAGGCGGCCACGTTAAGCTGATCGGCAACCCGCTGAACCTGTCGAAAACGCCCGTCACCTACCGCCACGCCCCGCCGCGCTTTGGCCAAGACACGGACGAGGTGTTGGGCAAGCTGGACAAGGGCTGA
- a CDS encoding thiamine pyrophosphate-binding protein, with product MTKEMRAADLVAHRLYEAGCRHAFGMPGGEVLTIIDALEQAGIEFVLCKHENAAGFMAEGAHHVTGAPGILVATVGPGAMNGVNVVANAHQDRVPLIVLTGCVDADEALTYTHQVLDHRAVFDEITKATFTLTAQGADIIADKAVGIAREGREGPVHIDVPISVADENVSPQLRRRPPASVTAPIGPDLQLAQDWLGAAERPVIIAGLDVLKDGSAPVLQAFAEARGIPVVTSYKAKGVLPETHELSLGGAGLSPLADKHLLPFVQSADLILCVGYDPIEMRPGWREIWDPSQTRVIDIAAVPNDHYMHQATLNFVADTGATLVALDAAHTPVTWDGGEVAALKSALNAAFPLDDVWGPGAVIDVCNRMLPDDAIATADSGAHRILLSQMWTCHHPKGLLQSSALCTMGCAVPLAMGAKYADPSRTVVSFSGDAGFLMVAGELSTAAEHGHNTIFVVFVDASLALIELKQRGRQMANRGVDFGRHDFAAIGEAFGGHGHTVTNRAELEAALTAAQQADTFTVIAAVIDRQGYDGRI from the coding sequence ATGACCAAAGAGATGCGCGCCGCCGATCTGGTGGCCCACCGCCTGTATGAGGCGGGCTGCCGCCACGCCTTCGGCATGCCGGGCGGCGAGGTGCTGACCATTATCGACGCGTTGGAGCAGGCGGGGATCGAGTTTGTTCTGTGCAAACATGAAAACGCCGCCGGCTTCATGGCCGAAGGCGCGCATCACGTGACCGGCGCGCCGGGCATTCTGGTGGCCACTGTGGGGCCGGGCGCGATGAACGGGGTCAACGTGGTGGCCAACGCGCATCAGGACCGGGTGCCGTTGATTGTGCTGACCGGGTGCGTCGATGCGGATGAGGCGCTGACCTATACTCACCAAGTGCTGGACCACCGCGCCGTGTTTGACGAGATCACCAAGGCGACGTTTACGCTGACCGCTCAAGGCGCGGATATCATCGCCGACAAGGCAGTCGGCATTGCGCGCGAGGGCCGCGAGGGCCCGGTGCATATCGATGTGCCGATTTCCGTGGCGGATGAGAATGTCTCCCCACAGCTGCGGCGCAGACCGCCTGCCTCTGTCACCGCGCCGATTGGGCCGGATCTGCAATTGGCGCAAGACTGGCTGGGGGCCGCTGAACGGCCCGTCATCATTGCGGGCCTCGATGTGCTGAAAGACGGCAGCGCGCCTGTCCTGCAGGCCTTTGCCGAGGCGCGCGGCATCCCTGTTGTGACCAGCTACAAGGCCAAGGGTGTCTTGCCGGAAACCCATGAGCTGTCCCTGGGCGGCGCGGGGCTTTCCCCGTTGGCCGACAAGCACTTACTGCCCTTTGTTCAATCGGCAGATCTGATCCTTTGCGTGGGCTACGACCCCATTGAGATGCGCCCCGGGTGGCGGGAAATCTGGGACCCGTCCCAGACCCGCGTCATCGACATCGCGGCGGTGCCGAATGACCATTACATGCATCAGGCGACGTTGAATTTTGTCGCTGACACCGGCGCCACGCTGGTGGCGTTGGACGCGGCGCATACGCCTGTCACTTGGGATGGCGGCGAGGTTGCCGCGCTGAAATCGGCGCTGAACGCGGCCTTCCCGCTTGACGATGTCTGGGGGCCGGGGGCCGTGATTGATGTGTGCAACCGGATGTTGCCAGATGACGCGATTGCCACGGCGGATTCAGGCGCGCACCGCATTTTGCTCAGCCAGATGTGGACCTGCCACCACCCCAAGGGGCTGCTGCAATCCTCGGCTTTGTGCACCATGGGCTGCGCAGTCCCTCTGGCGATGGGGGCGAAATATGCTGACCCGTCGCGCACCGTCGTCAGCTTTTCGGGCGATGCCGGGTTCCTGATGGTGGCAGGCGAGCTTAGCACCGCCGCCGAGCACGGGCACAACACCATCTTTGTCGTTTTCGTGGATGCCTCGCTGGCGCTGATCGAGCTGAAACAGCGCGGTCGCCAAATGGCCAATCGCGGCGTGGATTTCGGGCGGCATGATTTCGCGGCCATTGGCGAGGCGTTTGGCGGGCATGGCCACACCGTCACCAACCGCGCCGAGCTGGAAGCCGCGTTGACGGCGGCGCAACAAGCCGACACATTCACCGTGATTGCGGCGGTCATCGACCGCCAGGGCTATGACGGACGTATCTAG
- a CDS encoding DUF302 domain-containing protein, with translation MRALLSFVLIVWGMAAQAEIAPRDGWVVMPTTKPYAQLVDDVKSAVKANKMGVVTQAGPTGAAKNRGIIIPGNRVIGVFNNRFAVRILGLSTAAMIEAPIRLYVTENEDGTASLSYKTPSTVFAPYMAEADADLGVAADELDAIFLSIAKAAVQ, from the coding sequence ATGCGCGCGCTTCTGAGTTTCGTTTTGATCGTGTGGGGGATGGCCGCGCAGGCGGAGATCGCACCGCGGGACGGTTGGGTCGTGATGCCCACCACCAAACCATATGCGCAGTTGGTCGATGACGTGAAATCGGCCGTGAAAGCCAACAAGATGGGTGTCGTGACCCAAGCCGGGCCAACGGGGGCCGCCAAGAACCGGGGGATTATCATTCCGGGCAACCGCGTCATCGGCGTCTTCAACAACAGGTTTGCCGTGCGCATTCTTGGCCTGTCGACTGCGGCGATGATTGAGGCGCCCATTCGCCTTTACGTGACCGAGAATGAAGACGGCACGGCCAGCTTGTCCTACAAAACGCCGTCTACCGTGTTTGCGCCCTATATGGCCGAGGCGGATGCCGATCTTGGCGTGGCGGCCGACGAACTGGACGCGATTTTCCTGTCGATTGCCAAGGCGGCTGTGCAATAA
- a CDS encoding superoxide dismutase: protein MAFELPPLPYAHDALADNGMSKETLEYHHDLHHNAYVTNGNKAIEGTEWEGKSLEEIVKGTYDASAVAQNGIFNNISQLWNHNQFWEMMGPGKSSMPSELEAALKDSFGSVDEFKSQFSAAGAGQFGSGWAWLVKNADGSLAVTKTENGVNPLCFDQTALLGCDVWEHSYYIDFRNARPKYLTNFLDNLVNWENVASRM, encoded by the coding sequence ATGGCTTTTGAACTTCCACCACTTCCCTACGCCCATGACGCATTGGCCGATAACGGCATGTCCAAGGAAACCCTGGAATACCACCACGACCTGCACCACAACGCCTATGTCACCAACGGCAACAAGGCGATTGAGGGCACCGAGTGGGAGGGCAAGTCGCTCGAAGAGATCGTCAAAGGCACCTATGACGCCTCGGCCGTGGCACAGAACGGGATTTTCAACAACATCTCGCAACTGTGGAACCACAACCAGTTCTGGGAAATGATGGGGCCGGGCAAATCCTCCATGCCGTCCGAGCTGGAAGCCGCGCTGAAAGACAGCTTCGGGTCGGTTGATGAATTCAAATCGCAATTCTCTGCCGCCGGCGCGGGCCAGTTCGGGTCCGGCTGGGCCTGGTTGGTGAAAAACGCAGACGGCTCTTTGGCGGTGACCAAGACCGAGAATGGCGTCAACCCGCTGTGCTTCGACCAAACCGCACTTTTGGGCTGCGACGTGTGGGAGCACAGCTACTACATCGACTTCCGCAACGCGCGGCCGAAATACCTGACCAATTTCCTGGACAACCTGGTGAATTGGGAAAACGTCGCATCCCGTATGTGA
- a CDS encoding sarcosine oxidase subunit gamma — MSNAVSALQGVTYEGYVTVTEMGLRGMITLRGDLSSAKLKKAVKAVSGVDVPGVNSCVLKGDQAVAWMSPDELLLMCPHDRADTAVEKLSTALKGQHFLAANVSDARAVFQVQGQAAREVIAKLAPVDMSPDAFPAGHFRRTRLAQTPAAFYMPDAQTVELICFRSVAGYVFDLLSRAATLGAEVEYF, encoded by the coding sequence ATGTCTAATGCAGTCAGCGCCTTGCAGGGCGTAACTTACGAAGGCTACGTCACCGTCACCGAGATGGGCCTGCGCGGCATGATCACCCTGCGCGGCGACTTGTCGTCGGCCAAGCTGAAGAAGGCGGTGAAGGCCGTGTCTGGCGTCGATGTGCCGGGCGTAAATTCTTGCGTGCTGAAGGGAGACCAGGCAGTTGCATGGATGAGCCCTGACGAGCTGCTGCTCATGTGTCCGCATGACAGGGCGGACACAGCAGTAGAAAAATTGTCAACGGCGTTGAAGGGCCAGCATTTTCTGGCCGCCAACGTCTCTGACGCCCGCGCCGTGTTTCAGGTTCAGGGGCAGGCAGCACGCGAGGTCATCGCAAAACTCGCCCCGGTCGACATGTCGCCGGACGCATTTCCTGCAGGCCACTTCCGGCGCACCCGGCTGGCCCAAACGCCCGCAGCATTCTACATGCCGGATGCACAGACCGTTGAATTGATCTGCTTCCGCTCTGTGGCGGGATATGTGTTTGACCTGTTGTCGCGGGCAGCTACACTGGGCGCTGAGGTTGAATATTTTTAG
- a CDS encoding sarcosine oxidase subunit alpha family protein — translation MSTRLASGGRHLDRNTSVTFEFNGRKLKGFKGDTLASALLSNDQMLVGRSFKYHRPRGIVAAGPEEPNALMNLGENGHFEPNARATTTEIFSGLTAQSQNHWPSLDYDVGVVNNYASRFMPAGFYYKTFIHPRPAWKHVFEPFIRKAAGLGKAPKERDADTYEHFYAFVDVLIVGGGVAGLLAAERAGKAGAKVLLLEQSAHWGGRAPVDGAEIEGRPADAWVTNTVHALENMDNVTMCKRCMGAGVYDHGYALGYERLTDHVAPSTAPRHRLWRIRAKHIITATGAIERPLSFAGNDVPGVMLAGSVRDYVVNYGTSVGDRTVVVTNNDDAYRTALILKDAGLDVPCIVDARPHGGGALMEKAKAEGIRVATGKAIAKVKGGKRVEGVALCAQAGEGAVLEEIACDAVAMSGGWSPVVHLWSHCGGKLIWDDAHAHFRPDPAKAPTGADGKGFVSVVGIANGAMNTAECLTDAVKGTNTVLTDLGFSPKRTAAPKAAEEPETPMAAVWKMPQGASYKLRSKMFLDYQNDVKVSDVQLAAQEGFESVEHTKRYTTLGMATDQGKLSNINGLAILADSLNAEIPKVGTTTFRPPYHPISMGAIAGEASREIFQPIDKTPLHQWGEDNGAHWEPVGHWRRAYCYRKPEESVEQAVNREVKAVRDSLGLLDASTLGKIIVKGPDAGKFLDMMYTNMMSNLKPGKCRYGLMCSENGFLSDDGVAARIDDDTWLCHTTTGGASRIHAHMEEWLQTEWWDWKVYTANLTEQYAQIAVVGPNARKVLEKLGGLDVSKEALGFMEWKEGKIGGFDARAFRISFSGELSYEIAVPASQGRAFWDALMEAGQEFNVTPYGTECLHILRAEKGFIMIGDETDGTVIPQDLGLHWALSKKKDDYLGKRAQQRDHMTDPNRWKLVGLETVDGSVLPDGAYAVADGTNENGQRNTEGRVTSTYYSANLDKGIAMGLVLNGPDRMGEVITFPKVDGTEVQAKICDPVFYDKDGEKQNV, via the coding sequence ATGAGCACACGTTTGGCGTCTGGCGGTCGGCACCTCGACCGCAACACTTCCGTCACGTTCGAATTCAATGGCCGCAAGCTGAAAGGCTTCAAAGGCGACACGCTGGCCTCCGCGCTTCTGAGCAATGACCAGATGCTGGTGGGCCGCTCCTTCAAGTACCATCGCCCGCGTGGCATCGTGGCGGCGGGGCCGGAAGAGCCCAACGCGCTGATGAACCTCGGCGAAAACGGCCATTTTGAGCCCAACGCCCGCGCCACCACGACGGAGATTTTTTCAGGCCTGACCGCGCAGTCGCAAAACCACTGGCCGTCGCTGGATTACGACGTCGGCGTGGTCAACAACTACGCATCGCGCTTCATGCCCGCAGGCTTCTACTACAAAACCTTCATCCACCCGCGCCCCGCGTGGAAACACGTGTTCGAGCCGTTCATCCGCAAGGCCGCTGGCTTGGGCAAAGCCCCGAAAGAGCGCGACGCGGACACCTATGAGCATTTCTATGCCTTCGTCGACGTTCTGATCGTCGGCGGCGGTGTCGCGGGCCTTTTGGCTGCGGAGCGCGCAGGCAAAGCCGGGGCCAAGGTCCTGCTGCTGGAGCAATCCGCCCATTGGGGCGGCCGCGCGCCGGTAGATGGGGCCGAGATCGAAGGACGTCCGGCGGATGCCTGGGTGACGAACACCGTGCATGCGCTTGAAAACATGGACAATGTCACGATGTGCAAACGCTGCATGGGGGCGGGGGTCTATGACCACGGCTACGCGCTTGGCTACGAGCGGCTGACGGACCACGTGGCCCCCTCAACCGCGCCGCGTCACCGGCTCTGGCGCATCCGCGCCAAACATATCATCACCGCAACCGGCGCGATCGAGCGCCCGCTCAGCTTTGCAGGCAATGACGTGCCGGGCGTGATGCTGGCAGGCTCCGTGCGTGACTACGTGGTGAACTACGGCACCTCCGTAGGCGACCGCACCGTGGTCGTGACCAACAACGATGACGCCTACCGCACGGCGCTGATCCTGAAGGATGCAGGCCTAGATGTGCCGTGCATCGTCGATGCCCGCCCGCATGGTGGCGGCGCGTTGATGGAGAAGGCCAAAGCCGAAGGCATCCGGGTTGCGACCGGCAAGGCCATTGCCAAGGTCAAAGGCGGCAAGCGCGTCGAAGGCGTGGCGCTCTGCGCGCAGGCGGGCGAGGGCGCGGTGCTGGAGGAAATCGCCTGCGACGCGGTCGCCATGTCCGGCGGCTGGTCGCCGGTGGTGCATCTGTGGTCCCATTGCGGCGGCAAGCTGATCTGGGACGACGCGCATGCGCATTTCCGCCCCGATCCCGCCAAAGCGCCCACTGGCGCGGATGGCAAGGGCTTCGTGTCGGTGGTGGGCATCGCCAACGGCGCTATGAACACGGCGGAATGCCTGACGGATGCGGTCAAAGGCACCAACACGGTGCTGACCGATCTGGGTTTCTCCCCCAAACGGACCGCAGCGCCGAAAGCGGCGGAGGAGCCGGAAACCCCGATGGCCGCCGTCTGGAAAATGCCGCAGGGGGCCAGTTACAAGCTGCGCTCCAAGATGTTCCTGGACTACCAGAACGATGTGAAGGTCTCTGACGTGCAACTGGCCGCGCAGGAGGGCTTTGAAAGCGTCGAGCATACCAAACGCTACACGACGCTCGGCATGGCGACCGATCAAGGGAAACTCAGCAATATCAATGGATTGGCGATCCTTGCTGACAGCCTGAATGCGGAAATTCCAAAGGTCGGCACCACCACGTTCCGTCCACCATATCACCCCATCTCCATGGGCGCGATTGCGGGCGAAGCCAGCCGCGAAATCTTCCAGCCCATCGACAAAACCCCGCTGCATCAATGGGGCGAGGACAACGGCGCGCATTGGGAACCTGTAGGCCACTGGCGCCGCGCCTATTGCTACCGCAAGCCTGAAGAGAGCGTCGAACAAGCGGTCAACCGTGAGGTTAAGGCCGTGCGCGACAGCCTCGGCCTGCTGGATGCCTCCACCCTCGGCAAGATCATCGTCAAAGGGCCGGATGCAGGCAAATTCCTCGACATGATGTACACCAACATGATGTCCAACCTGAAACCCGGGAAATGCCGCTACGGGTTGATGTGCTCGGAGAATGGGTTCCTCAGCGATGACGGCGTGGCGGCACGTATCGACGACGACACGTGGCTCTGCCACACCACCACCGGCGGGGCGTCGCGGATCCACGCCCATATGGAGGAATGGCTGCAAACCGAATGGTGGGACTGGAAGGTCTACACCGCCAACCTCACCGAACAATACGCCCAAATCGCCGTGGTCGGACCAAATGCGCGGAAAGTGCTGGAAAAGCTGGGCGGCTTGGATGTGTCCAAAGAGGCGCTGGGCTTTATGGAATGGAAAGAGGGCAAGATCGGCGGTTTCGACGCCCGTGCCTTCCGCATCTCTTTCTCCGGCGAATTGAGCTACGAAATCGCCGTGCCTGCGAGCCAAGGCCGGGCCTTCTGGGACGCATTGATGGAAGCAGGGCAGGAGTTCAACGTCACCCCCTACGGCACTGAATGCCTTCACATTTTGCGCGCCGAGAAGGGTTTTATCATGATCGGGGACGAGACCGACGGGACCGTCATCCCACAAGACCTTGGTCTGCATTGGGCCTTGTCCAAGAAGAAGGACGACTACCTGGGCAAACGTGCGCAGCAGCGCGACCACATGACCGACCCGAACCGCTGGAAGCTGGTGGGGCTGGAAACGGTCGATGGCTCAGTGCTGCCGGACGGGGCCTATGCCGTCGCCGACGGCACCAACGAGAACGGGCAACGCAATACTGAGGGCCGCGTCACCTCGACCTATTACTCGGCCAATCTCGACAAGGGCATCGCCATGGGGCTGGTGCTGAATGGGCCGGACCGCATGGGCGAGGTGATCACCTTCCCCAAAGTGGACGGCACCGAAGTGCAGGCCAAAATCTGCGATCCGGTCTTCTATGACAAGGACGGGGAGAAGCAAAATGTCTAA
- a CDS encoding sarcosine oxidase subunit delta, which produces MLILNCPYCGVDADETELAAGGQAHIKRETVGSTDDDFEEYMFMRENPRGVHFERWRHANGCGKWFHAARCTTTLEVFGTYSAQTLAPPKEICDRISGKRPGWSLAQWGGGMFS; this is translated from the coding sequence ATGCTGATCCTCAACTGTCCTTATTGCGGTGTGGACGCCGACGAAACCGAGCTGGCCGCAGGCGGGCAGGCGCATATCAAGCGCGAAACCGTGGGTTCTACGGATGATGATTTCGAGGAATACATGTTCATGCGGGAAAACCCGCGCGGGGTGCATTTCGAACGCTGGCGGCACGCCAATGGCTGCGGCAAGTGGTTCCACGCCGCCCGCTGCACCACCACTTTGGAGGTCTTTGGCACGTATAGCGCGCAAACCCTGGCGCCGCCCAAAGAGATATGCGACCGCATCTCCGGCAAACGACCCGGCTGGTCCCTGGCACAATGGGGCGGGGGGATGTTCTCATGA
- a CDS encoding sarcosine oxidase subunit beta family protein translates to MKRYSAFAIAREAARYHQGWERAWASPEPKKKYDAIIIGAGGHGLASAYYLGKNFGITNVAVIEKGWLGGGNTGRNTTIIRSNYLQDPSAAIYEKALSLYETMSQDLNYNVMFSPRGVIMLAQTHHEVRGYQRTAHANALQGVKTEWIEPARVKELCPIMNINGPRYPVLGGLWQARGGTARHDAVAWGYARACSDMGMDILQKCEVTGVTSEGGKVTGVTTSRGDIGCDKLGIVVAGNSGHVAEMAGFRLPLESVALQALVSEPIKPCMDIVVMANTVHGYLSQSDKGEMVIGGGTDSYNNYTQRGSFHHIEETVRALIETFPMLSRLKMLRQWGGIVDVTGDRSPILSKTPLEGCFINCGWGTGGFKAIPGSGWGFAELMAKGYSPLTAEFGMDRFKEGRFIDESVAAGVAH, encoded by the coding sequence ATGAAACGTTATTCCGCCTTTGCAATCGCCCGCGAAGCCGCCCGATACCACCAGGGGTGGGAACGCGCCTGGGCCTCGCCTGAGCCCAAGAAGAAATACGACGCGATCATCATCGGGGCAGGCGGGCACGGGCTGGCCTCGGCCTATTACCTTGGTAAGAATTTCGGCATCACCAATGTGGCGGTGATCGAAAAGGGTTGGCTAGGGGGTGGCAACACGGGCCGCAACACCACGATCATCCGGTCGAACTACCTCCAAGACCCGTCGGCGGCGATTTACGAAAAAGCGCTCAGCCTTTATGAGACCATGTCGCAGGACCTCAACTATAACGTGATGTTTAGCCCCCGCGGCGTGATCATGCTGGCCCAGACCCATCACGAGGTGCGCGGCTATCAGCGCACGGCGCATGCCAATGCGTTGCAGGGCGTCAAAACCGAGTGGATTGAGCCTGCCCGTGTCAAGGAGCTGTGCCCGATCATGAACATCAACGGCCCTAGGTACCCCGTTCTGGGCGGCCTCTGGCAGGCACGCGGTGGGACGGCGCGCCATGACGCGGTCGCTTGGGGCTATGCGCGGGCGTGTTCTGATATGGGCATGGACATTTTGCAGAAATGCGAGGTTACGGGGGTGACCTCTGAGGGTGGCAAGGTAACGGGCGTGACCACGTCGCGTGGTGACATCGGCTGTGACAAGCTGGGCATCGTCGTGGCCGGCAATTCCGGCCATGTGGCGGAGATGGCGGGCTTCCGGCTGCCGCTCGAATCCGTGGCGCTGCAGGCGCTGGTCTCCGAGCCGATCAAGCCTTGCATGGACATCGTGGTGATGGCCAACACCGTGCACGGGTATCTCAGCCAGTCCGACAAGGGCGAGATGGTTATCGGCGGCGGCACCGACAGCTACAACAACTACACCCAGCGCGGGTCCTTCCACCATATCGAGGAAACCGTACGCGCCCTGATTGAGACTTTCCCGATGTTGTCGCGCCTCAAGATGCTGCGCCAATGGGGCGGCATCGTGGACGTCACCGGCGACCGATCACCCATCCTGTCGAAAACCCCGTTGGAAGGCTGTTTCATCAATTGCGGCTGGGGCACTGGCGGGTTCAAGGCGATCCCGGGCTCGGGCTGGGGCTTTGCGGAGCTGATGGCCAAGGGCTATTCGCCGCTCACGGCTGAATTCGGCATGGACCGCTTCAAAGAGGGCCGCTTCATCGACGAAAGCGTCGCCGCCGGGGTGGCGCACTGA